The following are encoded together in the Bradymonas sediminis genome:
- the smpB gene encoding SsrA-binding protein SmpB: protein MADEKIKIITRNRKARHNYYVDQEFEAGVKLLGSEVKSLRDGKVQLKDAYARFENHELFLHKVHIAPYPQATHENHEAERDRKLLMHRRELNRLEHQLNVSGTTLIPLALYFKGGNVKVELGLCRGKKLFDKRHDLKKSQAKREMARAAARHNEG, encoded by the coding sequence ATGGCTGACGAAAAAATAAAGATCATCACGCGCAATCGGAAGGCCCGGCATAATTATTATGTCGACCAAGAGTTCGAGGCCGGGGTGAAATTGCTGGGCAGCGAGGTCAAGAGCCTGCGCGACGGCAAGGTTCAGCTCAAGGACGCCTACGCACGGTTTGAAAACCACGAGCTTTTCCTGCATAAGGTCCATATCGCCCCGTACCCCCAGGCGACCCACGAGAACCACGAGGCTGAGCGCGACCGGAAGCTCTTGATGCACCGGCGCGAGCTGAACCGCCTCGAGCACCAGCTCAACGTCTCGGGCACCACCCTCATCCCGCTGGCCTTGTATTTCAAAGGCGGCAACGTCAAGGTTGAGCTGGGGTTGTGTCGGGGTAAGAAACTCTTTGATAAGCGCCACGACCTCAAGAAGAGCCAGGCCAAGCGCGAGATGGCTCGGGCGGCTGCGCGCCACAATGAGGGCTGA
- a CDS encoding RND transporter, with amino-acid sequence MIAWIRNLSWTYVILACLTLGLAPFIPPHIFEKLGMLFDGQLARPIDIFDLFFHGAPWLLLLWKAGDTLVARAKKS; translated from the coding sequence ATGATTGCTTGGATTCGAAATCTCTCCTGGACCTATGTGATACTCGCCTGCCTCACCCTCGGGTTGGCGCCGTTTATCCCCCCGCATATCTTTGAGAAGCTCGGCATGCTCTTCGACGGCCAACTCGCCCGGCCGATCGATATCTTCGACCTGTTTTTCCACGGCGCGCCCTGGCTTTTGTTGCTCTGGAAGGCGGGTGACACGCTCGTCGCCCGCGCGAAGAAATCCTGA
- a CDS encoding DUF4185 domain-containing protein → MKRYLLCLVLYLSACASGSFSSSTLDASDAEGASDAGQIEASSDVLDAETPTDISDAASPPLPDVEVDAPGGGEGGPGDTNTEPASVFEVSAVSTVGERFICKMINAERVDSPTANQTHTRFNLRATDLGAPAIVDGRLHLFFGDTHGYRDIWRIGEDPDSVGHVSFEAAKADLSVLCRDLAFYVTPDDPSVAHRSDPAIQRDFEGGFLAPPPGEPLSNYVTRRLLESEHGAFAGSFEVPSGAITTDSGTYIFWSGRVREEVEWEMSRGFVARWNSAGASPLFYQILYAVDDLIDGRALGGHFVQNAPVEHDGQLYLFGTGRYRKDGVHLARKPVTAIEQPGGFEIYNPQSNTWVDPTALSEPERAALPAIIDESHRGIGELGVQYVPEADLFVMMFQQIKGSNAIHLLVSREPTGPWQRTRVIDMSDPLFLSKHCCSDSGACHGDAIWRCAEAGLYAPYPLPLIRAEQRGEDTWRLSVPYVVSTWTPYNVVLFEHTVDVSMTLQ, encoded by the coding sequence ATGAAACGATATTTACTATGCCTGGTCCTGTATCTCTCTGCCTGCGCAAGCGGCTCGTTTTCGTCGTCGACGCTCGATGCGTCCGACGCCGAGGGTGCCTCCGACGCGGGCCAAATCGAGGCGTCGAGCGATGTTCTTGATGCCGAGACACCAACGGATATATCGGACGCCGCGAGCCCGCCGCTGCCCGATGTCGAGGTCGACGCGCCGGGAGGTGGCGAGGGTGGCCCGGGCGACACAAACACCGAGCCCGCCAGCGTCTTCGAGGTGAGCGCGGTGAGCACCGTGGGTGAGCGTTTTATCTGCAAGATGATCAACGCGGAGCGCGTCGACAGCCCGACGGCCAATCAAACCCACACCCGATTCAACCTGCGCGCGACCGATCTTGGCGCACCTGCGATTGTCGACGGGCGGCTGCACCTCTTCTTCGGTGACACGCATGGTTACCGCGATATCTGGCGAATCGGCGAGGACCCGGACTCGGTGGGACATGTTTCATTCGAGGCGGCGAAGGCCGATCTTTCGGTGCTGTGTCGGGACCTCGCCTTTTATGTGACCCCCGATGATCCGTCGGTCGCCCATCGCAGCGACCCCGCCATCCAGCGTGATTTTGAGGGTGGTTTTCTGGCGCCGCCGCCCGGCGAGCCGCTGTCGAATTATGTCACGCGGCGTTTGCTTGAGTCGGAGCATGGCGCGTTTGCAGGCTCCTTCGAGGTGCCGAGCGGGGCGATCACGACCGATTCAGGGACCTATATCTTCTGGTCGGGGCGGGTGCGCGAAGAGGTCGAGTGGGAGATGTCGCGCGGGTTTGTTGCGCGCTGGAATTCTGCCGGGGCGTCGCCGCTGTTCTACCAAATTCTATACGCCGTTGATGACCTCATCGACGGCCGCGCGCTGGGCGGCCACTTTGTGCAAAACGCGCCGGTGGAGCACGACGGGCAGCTCTACCTTTTTGGCACCGGGCGCTACCGCAAAGACGGCGTGCACCTGGCGCGCAAGCCGGTCACCGCGATCGAGCAGCCGGGCGGCTTTGAGATCTATAACCCGCAATCCAACACCTGGGTGGACCCGACCGCGCTCAGCGAGCCCGAGCGCGCGGCGCTCCCGGCGATCATCGACGAGTCGCACCGCGGCATCGGCGAGTTGGGCGTGCAATACGTCCCCGAGGCCGACCTCTTTGTGATGATGTTTCAGCAGATAAAAGGTTCCAATGCCATTCATCTGCTGGTGAGCCGCGAGCCCACCGGTCCCTGGCAGCGCACCCGCGTCATCGATATGTCGGACCCGCTCTTTCTCTCAAAGCACTGTTGCTCCGACTCCGGCGCCTGCCACGGCGACGCGATTTGGCGCTGCGCCGAAGCCGGACTCTACGCGCCATATCCGCTCCCGCTTATCCGCGCCGAGCAGCGCGGCGAGGACACCTGGCGTCTGTCGGTGCCCTACGTCGTCTCCACCTGGACTCCGTATAACGTGGTTCTTTTCGAGCACACCGTTGACGTCTCAATGACCCTTCAATGA
- a CDS encoding PHB depolymerase family esterase, producing MMLSYIRGLSLLALAIATLFVGCGDATMVSSQTSDAAVSDTDADAFGSDAGDFLDAENARDAEFGEDDVYVPDDGHDDGDAFAADDAGAGDAPDAAKWPDVTDEPDSSPDVGLPPPPTRFDCPDGSTVTPGWNTVQVGVDQRRYHIDMPADTSRPPAIVFGFHGFTAVIPPVIDLLSFRAEMLGLGLHPNARAGFPFILVLMQDVNRLPPGGLDWDLRTDNPNVDLPFFEAVVGCLTQHAKADEDRVFAFGFSAGATIANLIHSKYPDVLRAFVTGSGLWANEANNLRIAHQVTLGIPIVNWQWPALEPIHAGTAAVMLTRGGPHDLIPGSPVPASLDEAGGFARDALLANGRVVVDCWHNGGHTLHPEVRGSLMLNFFAAHAHIGLSPLLYEGLPGLPGSCAILRP from the coding sequence GTGATGCTGAGTTATATTCGAGGACTATCGTTGCTCGCGCTGGCGATCGCCACGTTATTTGTCGGCTGCGGGGACGCGACCATGGTTTCGTCGCAGACCTCGGACGCGGCGGTGTCGGACACCGACGCTGATGCGTTCGGGTCGGACGCGGGGGATTTCCTCGACGCTGAGAACGCGCGGGATGCGGAGTTTGGGGAAGATGATGTCTACGTGCCAGACGACGGCCACGATGACGGAGACGCCTTCGCCGCCGATGACGCCGGGGCGGGGGATGCGCCGGATGCGGCGAAGTGGCCGGACGTCACGGACGAGCCCGACTCCAGCCCGGACGTCGGTCTCCCGCCCCCGCCCACGCGCTTTGATTGCCCGGACGGCAGCACCGTCACGCCGGGGTGGAACACCGTTCAGGTTGGCGTGGACCAGCGCCGCTATCATATCGATATGCCCGCGGATACCTCGCGACCCCCGGCGATTGTCTTTGGATTTCATGGGTTTACAGCGGTGATTCCGCCCGTGATTGACCTGCTCAGTTTTCGCGCCGAGATGCTCGGCCTGGGACTTCATCCCAACGCGCGCGCCGGGTTTCCGTTCATCCTGGTCCTGATGCAGGATGTGAATCGCCTGCCACCCGGGGGACTCGATTGGGATCTGCGCACCGATAATCCGAACGTCGATCTTCCGTTCTTTGAGGCGGTCGTGGGTTGTCTGACCCAACACGCAAAGGCCGACGAAGACCGTGTTTTTGCGTTCGGGTTCAGCGCCGGTGCGACGATCGCGAACCTCATTCACTCCAAATACCCGGACGTGCTGCGCGCGTTTGTCACCGGGTCAGGGCTGTGGGCCAACGAGGCGAATAACCTGCGCATCGCCCATCAGGTCACGCTGGGTATTCCGATCGTGAATTGGCAGTGGCCGGCCCTGGAGCCCATTCACGCGGGGACGGCGGCGGTGATGCTGACCCGCGGCGGCCCCCACGATCTCATCCCAGGCTCGCCGGTGCCGGCGAGCCTGGATGAGGCGGGCGGCTTCGCCCGAGACGCGCTGTTGGCCAACGGGCGGGTCGTGGTCGATTGCTGGCATAACGGCGGGCACACGCTGCACCCGGAGGTGCGCGGTTCGTTGATGCTCAACTTCTTCGCTGCGCACGCCCACATCGGCCTTTCGCCGCTGCTCTACGAAGGCCTCCCAGGGCTGCCCGGGAGCTGCGCGATACTGAGACCCTGA